In the genome of Channa argus isolate prfri chromosome 8, Channa argus male v1.0, whole genome shotgun sequence, the window AATTACAGAGGACACAAATAAACTCAGAGGCTAATTTTGCTATAGTTTGCTCTTCTTCTTACTATCGTGATGTTCACCaacttgttcttcagtttgttgTCAGATGAGACACTTAACCGTCAAACTGTGAAACTTCAATCTGTTTTCCACGTTATAAATCTAAACAGCTTTTCCCGCTGAATTACAGGCTCATCAAGTAGCTTTTTCAAATTGCaccaataaaacattatttgtgcaTCGGCATCAGAAAGCACTTGTCCAATAATGTCCACAAAGTGTCCAGACGTTGTGAATGTGCTGACCTTGGCCTCTTCTACCAAACGATGTGGTAAGTGCACACAGGGATAAAGAAAGACTCCTGCCATCGCCGGCTGGCAGCTCATCCCTGGCAGAGCGTTCAAGAACTCACAAGCCCGCTGAGCATTCTGGGACAGCGTTGTTCGAATGTGGGAAACCTCCTGCAACAGagtaaaacatgacaacaaCTCCAGCAGTGTTAAAATCACACAGGCAAGGCCTCGACGGCGTCCTCAGAAGCTTCCATTTACCATGATACAGAGCCACTACTGGTGTTGCAGAGAAGATGCTTCATTATCCACAGTGAATTTGCCATTTATcagatttttccttttcttccgGTGCATGTGGTGGAAATGCTAGTCTCACCTGTGCATACGTTTCATACGAACAGTCTCCAGGTGCTGGTGGATTGACCATAACCTCCAGAGCAAGCTGTGGCAAAACTGCAGGGCTTGAACTGACTTGCATGGTTTTCAAGTGCTTCTTCACTTCTGGGTCCATGTTGATTACCTCCATATAACCTCCTCTCATACCACACCTGCTCAGGGTGAATTTCATCGAATTTCATTAATCTGCACAAAATATGCCGTGTACATATAAAGTTTTGATTATACATTTTTGATTGGATTAAAAATTGCTTGTTGTGTACCGTAAAGTGTTGAATTAGGGCTGTTAGTTTATTGAACAAGTCAGTAAGTTGCTTGAATGTAAAAATCTACGTCAGCTTCATTTCAGTGGCCTGTTGCCTAAACCTCAGTCTTGATTGATTACCTTCATTGATGTGTTCATTTATTGAAATTTCTTAGTTCTGTAAAAATGCAGGACCCACTAAATCGTCTGTCAGTTTGAAAAgtctttctaaataaaaaacaaaaccaaagcttGTCATGGTCCACACTGTTATTTTTTACCCTAACATAACATCTTACTGAACATATATTAAAGACACAGCAAGTTTCCAGCttgatttattttccttaaactaaaacaaaaccctttaaagatttttaattcCCTAAGTATCAATGCTTTTCAGCAACATAATTAAATGAGTTGAGTGAACTcattattttaagttaaaaagacaaaaacttgTTTCTGTTATCCGACAACAAAAGCTAGACATTTTAAGTTGAATTAGcctgtaaaattaattaaaccaTTATGTGATCACATAAAAAGCCTAAATGagaattttaaacttttaaactttgatgacagtttttatgtttgtgtttaatgttttcacaCTGAGTTTCACATGTGACATTAGAAGATCTGTACTGTGACAGGAGATGAAATCTGGCCTTTGGCTCACTCTGGCACATTTACAGGGATGTTTATTAATGTGTGATGTCCCACtcaattaaagtaaaagtaataaattaacataattatgTTCTACACACATTCGGAGTATTGACAAAAAGTTCTTCAGTTACTTTAACCACATCCCACcagcttttaacattttacctgTATTTAAAAATGCCCCTTCAAATGTCAGTTTGGCTTTTTATTGAATATATAACttgaatattaattttaatttctagCAGGTAGAGAACAGCTGTGTGTTCGCGTCCACTCGTGTCTTGCCCAAGTGTCCTTGAactccaagttgctcctggtgcaTCAGGCgagcatcttgcatggcagccactgccattggtgtgtgtgtgtgtgtgtgtgtaaatgggtgaatgtgaagcaacatcGTAAAGCTCTTTGGGACTGTGGTGATACTCACTCTCCTGTGCAGGCTGCAGATATCGAGTGGAAGGAGATCAACTCCACCGTCTCAGAGAACTCTTTCCCCATCTCGAATAGCACTTTCTTATAGGAAACAAACTCTTTGTCCTGTCCAAACACGCTGTCCTGTTGGACCTTGGTGGTGAAAGAATACGTGAGTGTGGGACTGAGAAATGTAGGAACCAACCGTGGTAAGATGCTGGTTCTTCATGTTATCACCTCTTCAGCCAACAGGAGGAGACCCTCTGTCGCAGCAAAGCGAATCACCTGCTCTATAGTTGCTCTCTCCTGCACATGACCTGTCCCGATAAACAAAAGTTAGTGTCAGCGTTTTTTCCTCCTAGGCTCTGTGTGACCTTTACCTGTGGGGTTTCCCGGGTTGCAGATGTAAATTGCTCTGGGTGCACAGCGCCCCCTCGCTGTTTCCAAGGCTCGGTGCAGCTGGTCCACATCTACAGTCCAGCCTCGTTCTTCTGTCAGCTGGTATGGCACCAGTCTCACCCCGGTCTCATCCATTAGCATGGGCAGGGTGTGAGGGCAGGGCTTGGGGGTAAGCATACCTGTCTGAGTCTCCCCCTCCCCACTGGACATCAGGTGCAAAGCCAGCTTAGTACAATAAATTTAGTTAGATTTAGTTATATTTTAGCATTGAACTACAGCAAAGCCAATTAATTCAGGGCCAACAGATGACTATGAGACtaagggggcggctgtagctcagttggtaaaggcagtcgtacAGCCGCCCCCTTAGTCTCATAGTCAAGcacctggctatatgtcgaagtgtccctgtgcaagacagtgaacccctaacagcccattcccctccccagctgtgcattgcCGGTCCAAGcatggtagaaattggggagggttgtgtcaggaagggcatccggcgtaaaaactgtgccaaatcaacatgcggacaataatccgctgcggtgaccctgaactcactggataagctgaaaggacaaaaaaaaaaaggtgactaTGACACTAAAGTTTAGAATTTCATTCTTTAGTTTCTGCATTGTTAGTTGTGAGTGcggcacagtggtggagtggttatcGCTGCTGCCGCACAGCTTTGTCCCCAGTTTGGATCCAACCCCGACTGTGGCCTTTGTGGTGACATTTGCATGCTTCCtcccaaagacatgcatgttaggttaattggtgaatctacataggtgtgagtgtgagcctGCAATTTTCTACCTAAAAAAAGGCCCTTTATGTTCACTCTTATCTCAGTATGGAGTGTGTGTTTCatacaacacatttatttaagctCTGCCAACCTTAATTTCCTTGTAGACggatttatttaataaaatgatgatgaCTTTCAATTGTGTTCAACCTCACGGTTTAATAACCACACCCCTGAAAATTTAACATGCACTACTGTGGTAACATTACCGTACGCAGACACtgtaataattttactttaacaatCGGTAAACCCCAACCTCATCTTCACCACTtccatctctctcctcttctctccctgctgtGCACATGAGCAGTCCTTGTGCTAATTAGATGTAATTATGCAGTTCCCTGATCAGTCCcaccaaagagtaaaatgtacTTCATATTGGattacaaaatatgttttcatttgcatCAGTAAACTTTCAAAAAAGGGTTaatcctccctctgtccctgcCAGCAGAGCAATTTTCTGAGGGCAGAAAAAGGTCAGTGGTCATCTCATATTTTCTCCCTGGTGCTTCATCCCTGTTAATACTGtcctaaaatattttgtaagcacttttttttgtgtatttctgcctCCCACTGGTGCAGTAGTGTTGTTGCCTCTTTTGATGCTTAACTCAAAAACTAAATCAGTTTGTTTGCCCAGCATAATTGATAAGAACAGCTGTTGGATCCTGGTAGACCCGTGTGTTGGTTTCTTCATTCCAGATTGACTTTCTCCCATTGACGGCTCTCTAGATTTATTCTTACAACTTTTCTTAGGGAGGAGACggtaaatgttatttatttattttttgtttatcctgtgagttcagtgtcgccacagcggatcattgtccgcatgttgatgtggcacagtttttacgcccttcctgacgcagccctcgcccatttctaccgggcttggactggcactgcacagctggggaggggaagggactgttagggtttcagtgtcttgcccagggacactttgatatGGTCGGGAAGAACAGGAAGCAAACCTCCAACCCCACGGTCAGTTGGTGGCCACTCTATTACTGCCACCCCTCACAACTATAAATCTACaataataatttactttacGACCCTCTATGTAGCATTTATTAGCAATCTCTACAAAAAGGTTCATAACAATCCATAATGTAGCTGCAAATTATAACAGTTTCTATGAAGATTCATTGTGTCATTAGAAATGGTGGATGATTACTAAAGGTTTTCAGTAAAGTGATGTCAAATCTACTAATTATACACCAAACAATGTCTTTTACCATCAAAGTCTTCTGAGAACCATTGGAGAAGATGATGTCCTCTGGGTGTGAAGTCACTCCATCATCTCGCCTTCTTATGAATTCTGCAACACTTTTCAGGACATGTGGTAAACCATACGAGGTTAAACTGTATGAACCTGTGGTCAAAACACAGGAAACGTGGAACTTCTGGGAGTTCTTGGTGGCCAAGTGTGTGAAATGTGAGCAGAAAAAataatatgattttatttaccCACACTGCCTCCGTTGCACGTGCCCAGGAGAATCTGTGCCCTCTGCCTGACATCCTGAGGAAGGCTTGTTTCCGCTAGCAACTCAGGGTGCAGACACACTGCCAACACCTAAGAAAGCCAACAGGGAGCAGGCTCAGTTTGCATCTATAAGACTGAGCAGGTACAGCAGCTACAAAGATATAATATAAAGCACAGACCTGGCGAAAGAATGAGATGGGTGCCATCCCTGCTCTGTGGGGATCACCTGAGCTTACATCCGTCACAAGCATGAAGGGTTTCTTCACTCCCTGAGAACAGACTGTATTGGTTGTATTTTCCCGTTTTATCTGTCTTCATTTAACCTTCCTCTTGTAATTTGATGTTGggattaaaaatgacacattcttAAATAAAACTCTTAAAACCGTGAGTCACACTGTTTGGAAAAGATGTGTCCTCAGACGTCACGTGTGGTTTTAATGAAActttaaacactaaacactaGAACTGATGCAGTCGTGTATCTCTGCATACAATGAGTGCTGATATTTATTAGTGTGCACCTGTGACTCACCTGTGTGATCTGCTTTGTGATGCATGCAGCCAGATTCTGCAGGCTCGTCGGGGTTCTGATGCCCCTCACCCTGGGGTTCACCTCCTGCATAGAAATCATTGCTGTTTCCCCTGATGAGACTCCAGTGAGACCTGGTGGTTCAGAATCCGTGCGTTGTCGTGTTAAAACTAGAAACCACTTGATCTATTAATCAACTTGGTGAAggtgtgcacacaaacacctgcaCCTTCCAGAAATGCAAAGTCCATTTAATTAAGCGCTGTAATAAGAGGGCTTGTCTAACTTAAAGGCTAAAGGTCGTGTTATAGAGGAATGAAGTCTGACTCACGTTTCTAAAATGATTTCTGGGAAGAAGTTGCATTTTAAAGGTGGATTATCCTTTAACACGCACCTtaatgtttgttaatgtttaacATCTACCTGCTCAGGTCGCAGATCATAATTAACATTCTGAGGGTTGTTGTGTGGTGTCGTCCTGATGAAATGAACATTGAGGCCACTGAACACCACATGTCCAGCTTGTGTACGGTATCAAACTGCATAATTATTGTCTCACATGTCAAATTATCACTTTAGTTTGGACACGTTAGGAGAACTGACAGGTAAAGTCTCCCCCACCTCTGCTAAACAGGACCTGCCAAATGCAAGACACACAAAACCACTACAAGTGAGTCCCTTGTGTCTCTCTTAGCTAATTTTTATCTGGTTTAGTCATTTTGTgaccgtttttttttcttcttcttaataGTTTTTTCTATGCGTTTTTGATCAACTTTCATCATTTCTTGCTTTTTCCATCACTCTGTGATTATTTTCTGGTTGtattttgtctctttgctgTATTGTGCATCTGTGACATTCAAACCACATCACAGAATGTTCTTGTTTTCTGGCCATGTAGACATGTTTGACTTTACAGAATTaattttcttcttcctgctgcagcacatttttacattatgacAATTGCTCATGGTGGACGTAGTCTAGTATCTGACTGAAGAGTGTAAAGATGCCAAAACAAAGGATTtctttcaccattttatttctaatgattcatatttgcatttttcagaACAACTTGAAAACACAACGTAGAGTGTAACAGTGAGGAACTAAAGTCTGATCTGAAGTACAATCTACTTATACAAGCTGGAATAGATTTGCTGAAGTTGTAAGATGTGCTCCAACCTGTAGTGATCATAGCCTCCTACTCAAACATGAGCCCACTCTTAACAGGAACTGActtattataaatacataaatacaaatatttacatacacacagtatTCATGTGTTGATAAAGCAGTACATGTAGCATAAAACCccacagaaaaaacattgtatatTTTCTTAACCTCATGATGCAAATCAATACAAATCAAATCATTCAAATCTACTTatggtttttttctttactttttaatataaatgtcaCCAGCCAATCAAACCCTCCCAATGTGGTTAGCAGGTGTCCTAAGTAACAGTGTCCAGCTGGCTTATGGTAGCTCAAAGCCACTTAGGGCCTTTTTACAAGTTTAGAGACATCATTGGGGGTCCTCCAAACATTTGCCTGCTTTGCCTCTGCTCACGGTACACATCTGATGTTGGGTCACAATATTTTGCTTCTTGTCTCTGTCCATCCCATCTCTGGTGCAGAGAAGAAAGCTGTCCATGAGGCGAAGGTGGAAAGTGCCCAGGTGATTCAGGACCTCCTCCAGGGTGTGAGGAGGACAAAGGACACATAACCTGCGAGACAAGCATTTGCATTGtgagaaaaaaacccaaatgatGCTGTGACCTTCGTGTTTCTTACCTAAAGTGGTGATTGCCACTTCTTCCACCAAACTGACAGCCCGGTCCTACAAGTACACCTTCTTTTTCCAGTAACTTCTGACAGTACAGGACCTGCGCCTCCACCTCCAGCgtctaaaacaaatttaaaatttgaatgtttttagtATCTTACTATTGATGATGGCAGAATTACTTCATTAGTATGTTATTTTTGTCAGAGCTCCCAGAATATCTGAGGTCTACCAGTTATTGACAGGGAGCTCGTTCATTTTATATTGTAAGAGTACATGTGGGCAAAAAATAGCTCTTTGTCTGCTTGCTGGTAAGGACATTTCATATGTAAAATATCTTTTACTTTGTGCATAATGTGACAACAGTGAAAGCAAAAAGGTCTAAAAAGATGAGTTTTCTCCTGGATGTAAAGATTAAAGGTCACAGGAAATATTTAGGAGTCTTGTTTCCTTACATGTGAACCACGCAGCTCACAAATGAGCTCATTATTGTTAAGATGTTCACCTTTGCATTCTACATGAGTGGTTTCAATTTGAACCTGTTAGAGCTTTAAGCGGTTTTCACCTTGGCCTGCTCTATAAACTCAGATGGTAAATGCAGACGAGGATAAAGGTAGATTCCCCCCATCGCTGGCTGACAGCTCATCCCCGGCAGATCATTTAGAAACTGCCAGGCCCGCTGAGCATTCTGGGACAGAGTGGCCTGAACGAGGAGCATCTCCTTCagtgagaagaaaaagagggatTCTGTAAGTAAGTAGTAACATGGGACAGAACCCCAGTTGGAAGTGGCTCCGCAGATGTGCTTTTAGtacctgtgtgaatgtgtcataGGAAGGTTCTCCGGGTTTTGGCGGGTTGACCATAACCTCGAGAGCCAGCTGTCCTGTGATTGGGGTGTTGATGTCAATACACAGGGCAGTATCAATGACACGCATCACTTCTGGATCCACATTGACCGTCTCCATGTATCCTGCCCTGAGACCACACCTGGAAAAGACATTTTGTACAGACTTCCTGTTGGCTGCCTCCTACCACATTGGTAAAGGTTAAAACAATGTCATTatatacatttcaaaaatgaaatgttttagtatTCTGAATTCACAGGTAGGTTTGGGTGTTTACATAAAGATTTATTctaagaaaaatgtattattagttATGTTATTAGCCATAGTCAGGAGCGACTGGATAATGTTAGCAAGGGAGAATTTACTGTTAAGATTTTGTTAATGTAGGATATATACACCACCATAAATACACCACCACCACTTTAACTCAGAGAAACGACCTTTGCTGCTTCAATTTCAGCAATGTCACATGTATCAGATGAGGTCAAAGTGTCCTCTGTTCCTCCAGGGTCATTGGCCAAAGTGCCCTTGAGCAGAGCAGCTTCTGTATTGCACATTACAGCTTTAATGAGTCTGTAATGATTGATAGTAGAATAGAATAACATGACACAAAATGTTGCTGACAGTAGTAGAACTCACTCCCTCATGCAGGCGCTGGATAAAGAGTGGAAAGAGATCAGCTGCACTGTCTGTGAAAACTCTTCACCCATCTCAAACAGGACTTTCTTATAGGAAACAAACTCCCTGTGGTGTCCGCACACAGTGTCCTGGTAAACCTGCAGGGCAGAGGTTAGGAAAGTAGGTTAGTTAGTAGAGATTAGGAAAGATTAGGTGAGCAAAACGTCACATGCTGCTGGGTCAAACCCCAATCACCTCGTCCACCAGCAGTAGGAGTCTCTCTGCTGCTACGAACCGAATCACTGCCTGGATCGACTTCCTGTCCTGCACATGACCTGTGAAGACAAACAGCAGCCTTTAAAAGTGATGACAGGTGGGAAGTTTGAACAGGTGGCGGTGGCGTAACTACCCGTGGGGTTTCCTGGGTTGCTGATGTAGATGGCCCTGGGAGCACAGCGCCCCCTCGCCGACTTCAAAGCTCTTTGCAGCTCATCGATGTCCACAGCCCAGCCTCGCTCCTCTATCAGCTGGTACGGCACCTGTTTCACCCCAGCCTCATCTATCAGCATAGGCAGCGATTGAGGGCAGGGTGTGGGGGTCAGCACACCTGTCCGAGTCTTTCCCTCCCCAAAGGCAAGAAGCTTAACAGCCACCTTAACAGAAttacaaaacaactaaatccTGCACATATCTGAGGCTTGCTTCAGAATTTCCATTATATCAAACATATCATGTCTCTGACTatggcaataaaaaaacaactacgTTAAAATTATCACTCAGATGTAAATATGCAAACGCACagtgaaaaacatgcacacaggaCACTGTGCTGCATTCACGGTGCTGATgatgagagagaggaagcagTCTCCCAGCTTCCCTCCCCCCTGTACCAAACAAAATCTGCCCATTTCATGTTTTGCATGTCGGTAAAATCTTGCTAAGCATTATGTTGGTAGCATCATTTGCTTACAGCCTGTTTGACTGTCTGACAAATCTTGTGTTTGTTGCATAATTAACTGGATGATGCCAGAACAATTATGCTTTAACATACAGAGGCCTGTAAATGTGACCTCAGTGTCTATCTGTGTACTATCCTAAGAACACGGTCATCTTGTAATAATTTTACCATCAGTCCCTTTTGAGAACCATTACAAACAAAGATGTCCTTTGAGTATGAAGGCACGCCAGCGTCTCGTCTCGAGATGAACTCAGCAATTCGTTCTCTGACATGAGGCAGACCAGAGGACTCCGAATAGGAACCTGTGGACGAACCATTGGACGTTCTTTGTCTTTGCATTTGGTTTATAAAATGCCACTCTGTCAAGTTTTATCATGTCTGAAAGACCTGCTACAAATCCTCACCCACACTTTCTCCATCACAGGCCTCCAGGAGCCTCTTAGCCCTCTGCTTGACATCCAGGGGaaggtttttgtctttcaggagctgaggacacagacacactgacaaaacCTGGGAAGACAGGACAGATGTGTATCAAGACCCTAATTTGAAGTTTCAATCAGAAAAGAGTTTCACTGCAGCAGAGAACATGCCAACCACAAACCACCATCCAGTGTCAGACTGTCAAATTGATAATGTAAAACTCAATAAAATAAGTGCAGTCAATATACTTACTGTATCTTAAACAGTCATTCAGAAAATGGACATGAAAACTTGAAAAAATTATTAACTTGCTTGTACTTCACTagcaatatttttaatttgcacgTGTAGTTCAAAAGAACTAACCTTTCGAACAAAAGAGATGGGTTTCATCCCCATTTTCTGGGGGTCACCTGAGCTGACATCGATCACCTGTTCGAAGGGTTTCTGTGCCCCCTGCAGGAAAACGCACATTAATGCACGAAAGATCACGTTCAGTCTGGACTCTTTATTCCTCACAggcccaaagccaacatggttTTAGAAAGAGTCACAAATCATGGTTATGTACAAGAAATCTATGTAAAAAATACTGTTTGCTAGTGAAGTCTACTTAATTCAAGCGTTTCCCTAGTCTCGCTCTACTTTTTTAAGTTTCCATATGACTTAATTTGGAGTGTGACCgactttgttttttctaaatgtgataGTctcattttaaagttaaattaagaCATTCAGATTTTCTGATTAGCAACTGGGCATTCGTTATACATTACagttaaaatatcaaatgtgtgattgtgaatttTGAAATGCAACTTCAAGGACACTTTGTATTAtgtgcatacagtacattcCTCAATAATCACAGTACCTTTGAATTTCACTTGGCCCTGAATTCAAACGACCTAAAATAATGTAAACgccagcatttaaaaaaaaaaaaaagaagtaacaTGACGTGACAGTGTATTGGGAGAACCTGAGGAAATgaagtttaaagtaaataacTGCAAAATTTCTAAGATGGAGTTTAGTGTAGCTACTAAGTGACTTTTGTTCAGGTCTTCTGATAATTACTTAGGAAGATAAATTTCCACATACTTTCTGTTAGCGGACGCTTTAAGGTGTTTCCTGAGGTTTTTTACTCTTACGTCTCTTCCACTGGTCTCCTGCGGCGTGAACACGTTCACCCTTCTGGCTGCttctccattttttatttattttttttgtcctttcggcttatccaaAAGGAcaatgagttcagggtcgccacagcggatcattgtccacatgttgatttggcacagtttttatgctggatgcccttcctgacccaaccctccccaatttctacgggGCTTGTACCGGCACTGCATCACTGGGGAGAGGAATGggtgcccagggacacttcgacatatagccagggccagggattgaacaactgaccctgtggtccgtggacaactggcCCCTATGGATGCTTCTCCATTCATTTCccttattattttgtctttccaaTCACTCGCTGCCTGTATTGTTTTGTGGGTTCACTTACACTGTCATAGAAATGTACtgaagtacatttaaaataatgtaaaatgtaaacgaGAACCTCAAAACCATACTTCACACTATTACTTTACACTAACTTTACTTACTTTATACAAATGGTATTCAGGCACTTTACTCGGATAGAAGTACTATTtagatcaggggtcaccaacctttttgaaactgagagctacttcttgggtaccgattaatctGAAGGGCTACAatttaatacgcacttttgaaataacaaatttgctcaatttactgttaattatgttaatgatttattaattaaataaatggtattcatctatgtgaagacacggatcacatgattaatgatttctcacaataactctcaaatgtgatttaaaaaagaatagcaacaaaaaaaatagatgcAGCTTATTGGAAACTGGCGCTATGGTGagttatttttagaacaggcccgcgggctactcatgtggtccgtgcgggctacctggtgcccacaggcaccatgttggtgacccctgatttAGATAATAGATCTTAAGGGTATTAGCAGCATAATGAAGTATCAAAGTAAACGTTGTGCAGCAGAAAAATGATTATAATAATGGTTAGTATTTTATTCACTTCAGCAGTATTTCATTATTGTGCTGAACTCTGGtcgacttttaaaaaaaatactttctttttttaaactttaaataaatattcttgTTAAATCAAACTGCAACACTTTCTCCACCACAGTGTAAAACTAGATAAATGCCGACAGATTACTGACCCTTACCTGTGCGATCTGTTGTGTAATATGTGCAGCCAGATTTTCTAGAACACATTGTGGTGACACTGTGATCCCCATCACTATGGGATTCACATGTTGCAGGGAACTCATCTTCTTTGCGAATGATCCACCTAAAGCAACTGAGGAGCTTGTTCAAACACTGAGGCcatttaaaaaactgcaaagGCTAAAAATTAATCATCcaaaaatgtaatcataaaCTGC includes:
- the LOC137132122 gene encoding alanine aminotransferase 2-like gives rise to the protein MISMQEVNPRVRGIRTPTSLQNLAACITKQITQGVKKPFMLVTDVSSGDPHRAGMAPISFFRQVLAVCLHPELLAETSLPQDVRQRAQILLGTCNGGSVGSYSLTSYGLPHVLKSVAEFIRRRDDGVTSHPEDIIFSNGSQKTLMLALHLMSSGEGETQTGMLTPKPCPHTLPMLMDETGVRLVPYQLTEERGWTVDVDQLHRALETARGRCAPRAIYICNPGNPTGHVQERATIEQVIRFAATEGLLLLAEEVQQDSVFGQDKEFVSYKKVLFEMGKEFSETVELISFHSISAACTGECGMRGGYMEVINMDPEVKKHLKTMQVSSSPAVLPQLALEVMVNPPAPGDCSYETYAQEVSHIRTTLSQNAQRACEFLNALPGMSCQPAMAGVFLYPCVHLPHRLVEEAKTLGVEADVLYCQKLLEEEGVCLGPGCENGQDDGNYHIRLCVLAPTAHLDEVLARVQAFHLRLRDTFP
- the LOC137131343 gene encoding alanine aminotransferase 1-like, with the protein product MSSLQHVNPIVMGITVSPQCVLENLAAHITQQIAQGAQKPFEQVIDVSSGDPQKMGMKPISFVRKVLSVCLCPQLLKDKNLPLDVKQRAKRLLEACDGESVGSYSESSGLPHVRERIAEFISRRDAGVPSYSKDIFVCNGSQKGLMVAVKLLAFGEGKTRTGVLTPTPCPQSLPMLIDEAGVKQVPYQLIEERGWAVDIDELQRALKSARGRCAPRAIYISNPGNPTGHVQDRKSIQAVIRFVAAERLLLLVDEVYQDTVCGHHREFVSYKKVLFEMGEEFSQTVQLISFHSLSSACMRECGLRAGYMETVNVDPEVMRVIDTALCIDINTPITGQLALEVMVNPPKPGEPSYDTFTQEMLLVQATLSQNAQRAWQFLNDLPGMSCQPAMGGIYLYPRLHLPSEFIEQAKTLEVEAQVLYCQKLLEKEGVLVGPGCQFGGRSGNHHFRLCVLCPPHTLEEVLNHLGTFHLRLMDSFLLCTRDGMDRDKKQNIVTQHQMCTVSRGKAGKCLEDPQ